The Panicum hallii strain FIL2 chromosome 5, PHallii_v3.1, whole genome shotgun sequence genome contains the following window.
TAGCACGAGTACTGTTTATACAGGTCTAGCCGTTGATTTTAGTACGTCAATCTCAGTCCCTTCCATGGTGGACCGGAACAGGTGGATcgtgtcaaaaaaaaaaagaaacaggtGGATCATAAAACATGATTCCCGGATTGAAAACAACGCGTGTTCCTTTGAGCTCCGGGCAGTGGTCAACTGTTGCTTCCTGCTAGGCTCGTCCCGTCTCATTCTCATGTCAGAATGTCAGACCTTGCTTGCAAAGTTCACGCGGTACAGACGTACAGTACTCGTATGTGAACCGCGAAAGGGAAAAAACAGTAGTCATATACgttgtttttttaaaaagaagTCATATAGTATTTGGAGTGCCAAAATTTGCAAACAGTTGACTCTTTGATGAATGGAAAGGGTAAATTGTTAGCAGTTTTGTAGCCTTTCTCAAGATGTACTAGAATTCTTGTTTTCCCACGTACCTCGTCGTCTCATCTGACCTCAGTGGAACTTGGAAGAACGGGTAAGCCATAGCAAATGACGCGTTTATCCCGTGATCAGCAGATCCTCGCACTGTACATTTCTGCATTCTTGTGTGTGCTCCGGCCTCCATTCCTCCATCATCCATGGCCATGCAGTGTCCAGGTCAAACGCTCCTGGTCCTGTACTGTTCAGTTCCTGGTAGGCTGGTACAAACTGGTTCTTCAGGAAAAGGGTCCTTTATTTGTGTGCCCATTGCCCACTTCCTCCTTACTCTCGGCGCTCGTCCGGATAAGAGGATGGCAGAGCAGCAGAACAAGAGAGGCTCGCCGCTGGACAGTAATGGCCGGCTGACCCAGGTCGCCAAGAAGCTCAGGGAGCAGCAGGCCATAGTACCCAGCTACGTGGTcaagcaagaacaagaagagctgGAGGAAGGAGAGGTCAGCCCTGTCGGCGTCAGAGCGGGagctgtggcggcggcggcggccatggaggACGAGCCGCAGGTCAAGCTGCGGTTCGGATTGTCCCTGCTCCACTGCCGCGCTTGCCTCCGCCCCCTCAGGCCTCCCACGGTCAAGGTGACGCGGTTCAGGTGCACGCTCTGGGTGCAggacgcgcgcggcggcgggaacgTGGCGAGGGTCACGTTTGCGGTGCCGAGCAGCGACCTCTCCCGCGGGTTCGTGGCCGCGGAGCAGGGCATGTTCCTGGGCATGCCGCCGGAGCTGCTGCGCGACGCGCCCGGCGAGGCGCCGGACCTTCATGGTCCGCATCGACAAGGCGGCGTCCGCTCGTGCGAACTCCATAACTCCACCAGCTTAGCTGCCCGACTTTTGTGTAGCCGCGTGAGACCACCTCCTGATCGCAGTTTGATGTGTACTGAGATCACCAAACCAGGGATGGTTTTGCATTGTACGCTCCCTAATGGAGAACTGTGATTAAATGATGTTACAATGCTAGCAGTCAGTTTCCTTTCTTCGCACCGCATCAATTAAAATTAGTTTATCATACCAAAGAGAATATTACTATTTAGAATACTTAATTAAATCTGTTTATAATTTTTTATATGATAAAGCTaaagtttaaattcttttataTAATACGGCCAAAGAGGCACATGTTTTGGAACTAGGGACAACTCTGCAGTCAGCATTGTTATAAAAAAACTCTGCAGTCTGCACATCGTCAGGCTTCCTTGAAGCCTAGCGGCCGGCCTATCCAGTCTACTAGTACTCGCCTACTGCCACAGCTGCTGCAGAGCTATGCACAGTCCAGGGAAGCTCAGAAGGCAGGCTGAGCAAATTCTGACCGGCTTCCTGCGAAGCCTATCGGGCTTTGCTTGACGTGTCCCAGTGGAGAAAAGATATATAGGGCCTGTTTAATTCCTTCCGCGAAAACGCAAAAAAGCTGTAAACGCAAAGATGCCAAAAGAATtttactaatttgaagtactaaatgaagtctatttgcaaaactttttgcatggatgggttgtaaatcgcgagacgaatctaatgagcctacttaatccatattttgcaacagtgatgctacagtaaccatccgctaattattgcttaattatggattaattagcatcattagattcgtctcgtgatttacaacccatccatgcaaaaagttttgcaaatagacttcatttaatactttaaattagcaagattcctttgctacagtaaaattttgcaaaaatgcaaaacgatctaaacaggcccatACTCATACTTGCCTTGTCTCCTAGTAACTTGTTGTCGTTCTGTGGTTGACATTACATCTGAGGTTCCAATTTAGACCTTATTTGACGTAGCTTGTTAAATAATATAAGGAACGGTTTCGCTCGAAGCTATACCAAATTGATATATCAATTTTTGAACCGTCCTCGGGCGTGAAATTATCCATAAATCTCATTTCAGTTTTAATGACGGGTGGAGCCATAAAATGTGGTTTCGACCGGATTCTATAGAAAAAGTCTGCTTCgccaaatattttttaaaataaatttaGCATCATCACATAAGCTGCTTCAGAATCCGTTTTACATGAACCTGAAACCGTACGAAAAGGAGCCGCATATTTGCTATGGCCTACAGCCTCTACGATTTGTGCCTCAGGGCCCGGCTAGTCTTTATTTGTCCTGCACTTGGATGGTGGTGGTGCCCTTGGCCGGAGCAGGAGTGAGCAGACGAGCTGCGGCTTGGCAAGAACAATCCGTTGAAGCAGGACTAGCGCTGGGTGTGAATCCAATGGCCATGAGCCGCTTAGAGACGAAGGAGAACACAAGCAGGTGCCCAAGGCCTAGCCTTCAGAGCTTGGCAATATGGTTTGCAGTGCCGAAGGTGAACCTGGCAAGTTGTGAGTATATGACAAGCGCGATTATATGGCACTTCAGGTGACATAATTGCGTTGTCACTGAAGGAACCGGCCCACGAGCGGCGCGaccacgaatcacaccttcatCTTCCTCCCCCGCGACGCCGGCCATCTCCGCCTTCCAGGGCTCCCGCCCTCGCAGTCGCTAATGCCAACCCTGCTCCCCCTTCCCCCTCGGCCACCTCCGCCCACCGTCGCCACCATAGTTAGTTTTCGCCATCGAATCCACCGCTGCCGTAACCTAGCTCGGTCGAGCGTCGGGAAGCTCATCGCGATTCCCCCGCCACGTTCACAAGCCACTGGTTGTCCTCAACAGCCCGCGGTAAGCGGCTCCCTGGGCTGGATACCGCGACAGCTTCTGGGTAGCGAAGCAAGATGCAAAGGTGAGTGAACGTACCTACTCCACTACTAAAAGCTACTACAGACGATAAAATCAAGAACATTTGTGAAATGCATACGCGTGCTACTGTTTCTCTTTTTTTCCCCTCAGGGTGGTACTTGTTTACATGCCCTGATTGCCAAAGTTTTTTCTTTACGGTTTCTTTTGAGAATAGTTTGCAAGGACATTTAGGTTTCGTAATGCTCTTGGCATGCAGCACCATAAAACCCTCACCCATCCATCCAACCAGACCATCTAACAGCTTTTAGCAGTGTACCGCGTAGGTCTGTGGGGGGAGGAATCGTACAGCCGATTTGTCGTACGCAGGAGTCCACTCGTTGTGCAGCACGCTTCGTGGCTTTGCCTGGGTGGCTGGGTCCTCGTCCTGAACTCAGGGCCAACTAATAAGCAGTAGCTCGTTGATTTGTAGGGTAGGAAATGATCAAAGTTCGGATAAGAAAAGGCCAGTGAGGAACAAAGGCtcaagaaaaataaaataaaacctTTGAGAATGAGAGAAAATACAGTTGGATTAAAacttttgaatttaaattttcatCTTATATTGAACCTATTGTATGTATTGTCTGTTACATCATCTTACGATGACGTGGCAATACATAAGATCATCTATTAGACTAGATCAATATACTTTCCCTTACGTTACTGGCATTGGAGATGTAATTGATCCACATGTCATGTGTAATCTGTCTTACAAGGAAATGGATCGATCAAATATATAATAGAACAACCTGTTTGCCTGTTTGCGTCTATAGAAGTAGGGATTAGCATAGATTACAAACAGGCCAAAAGGATGGCACTTGAAGAGGAAGAAAGACTATCACATCTAGAAAAACGACCTTTCATCTTGTAATAAAATTAGTACCGGTCACTCTTTACCCGATACTAAAGGTGGCATAAAACTATTTTAGTACCGGCTTTAAATTCGAAAGTCTCCGGAACCATTTTAGTACCGGACGAAAACAACGACCGGTCTAAATATCACCCTTTAATACCAGATGGTGTTCTGGCCAGGTACTAAAATGGCGTGGCTACTTAGTACCGGTCAATGACACTACCCGGTACTAAAAAGATAACATTTAGTATCGATCGGTGTTTTGTTCCAGTACTAAATGATCCTTCACAAGGTACTTCAAAAGAAAACCATCTTCCATCCAGTTACATGTGATGCACAGGTGGGATGGTAACGAAGTTACATGCGAGACTAGAGGTTATGGGTTCAAATTCCCACGGCCGCACGCGCGCATTTACACGTGAAAAATTCACGATGATGCGCATGTGCGGACCTCCGATTCTCTATGGCTGTGTTCTGGAGAACGGCGTAACAAGAGAGGCGCCGCTGTTCTGGAGAACGGCGAGCGCGGCCGTAGCGGCAAGAAACCGAGGGTGGTCAAGCAAGACGGTAGAGGAAGGAGAAGTATTCAGCCAAGAAGGAAGCGAGGGGTAGCGTGCGACGACGGTAGTGGAAGGCATGGACGAGCCCCAGATCAACTTGAGGATGTCGGTCTCCTTGTTCCATTGCGGAGCTTGCTTTTGTCCCCTGAAACCTCCCACGTTCAAGGTGAGTTTGATCTAAGTGGTCATTCGAGATAGGATGACTGGTGCAAATACAGTAAATTTTTGAAAGTTTCGAATTGTTTTGAAATGTTTGTAGGACTATGTGCTGAAGATGCTTATTTCAGAAAGCTACAAATATTTTGGTATTGCGATGCACGTACTACAATGCAACTTGCTCACCATGACATCATAGGCCTACCCCCCATGGTAATAATAGAgggtttttcttttttgaaagtTGTAGTTTGTGCAACGTGATGCTAGAATAGATTCAGTTTTTTGAAATGTGTCTCAAAGGTTCTAGTTTTGTTTAAACACAAAACATGTCAAGATAGTTATAGGTTTTGGAAGTTTTTGTGCGGAACGAGGTCGTAAACATTTTTCCAATCTATCGCCGTGATAAATGGTCGCATGCAAATAAATTATGTGCGTAGCATCACTGTAGcaaattataaattaattagaCTCATTAAATTCATCTCGCAAATTAGCACTCATCTatgaaaaaaatttataaatagattttatttaatacttctaaatggtAAGATTCTCGTTTGATGTGACGATGCTAAACTTTCATCCCTATGAACCAACGGGCCTTAATATAAGATTTGCTACAGTAATATTACAGTAACCATCcactaattatggactaatataccttatCAGATTCGTCTCATGAATTAGTCTagagttctgcaattagttttataattaaggAAGTGTTTAGTTTCTGCGGGCTAACCCTGTAATATCAAAAATaattttatcatttagaagtattaaataaagtcttcATACGGGCTAACCCTGTCACATCAAAAATAAgtttatcatttagaagtattaaataaagtctaattataaaattaattgcagaacCTCTGAGCTAATTCGcaagacgaatctaataaggtatatttatccataattagcggatggttagtGTAATCACTGATGCAAATTATAGATAAATTAGgttcattaaattcgtctcgcgaattagcaccgtCTATGAAAAAAATTtagataaattttatttaatacttctaaatgataagattctttttatATGATGGAGCTAAAGTTTAGCCTTTAGAAACCAAACGGGATCTAATTTATCGTGAGAGGCATGTGATGGTCTAACACCGTGAATCGCGAGAGGCAATCCAAACATCCTAAAGTTTCCATTTATGTGTTGGCTCAGTTTGGTTTCGAATGGCTAAATTTTAGCTCTGTCAAATCAAACAAGATcatgctatttagaagtattaataAAAGAAGTATTAATAAAATTTGTTACAAATTTTTTCACAGATGATGCTAATTCGTGAGATGAATTTAATGAACCTAATTAACCCATCATTTGCAATAGTGATGCTATAGTAACCAtgtgctaattatggattaatataTCTCATCAGATTCGTCTCACGAATTAGCCTAGGATTTtgaaattagttttataattatatTATATTTATTATTTTTTAATATTTATAAATATTAATATTTTTATATGATATAGCTAAAATTTAGCTCTATAGAACCAAACACATCGTATGAATCATATAGTTTTTCACTTTAGAGCGCTTCGCTCTACCATATTTCTGTGTTTTTTCCCACTCCTCTATTTTGCATTCGTTCTTTCGAAACAGGCCCTCAGAGTTCAGTCCACTCGACTCCACCAAGTCCACCCAAAAGGACGTTCTCAAATAAAATGTCCACCCAAAAGGTCTCGGCGTTCCCCCTTGGGCCTTGGCCATGTCTGAGCAGCCGAAGCGGGTTTCCACGCCGGAGAACGGCCACGGCGGCAAGAGGCCAAGGGGGCTGGCCGCACCCGACGGCGGGGTCAAGCAGGAGCGGCGAGAGCAAGGGCAAGCGGAGGCGAGCCAgggcggcgagggagaggggGCCGTGGTGGCCGTGCAAACCATGGAAGAGCCGCAGATCAACATCAGGATCTCCGTCGCGCGTCTCCACTGCCACGCCTGCCTCCTCCCCCTCAAGCCCCCCACCTTCAAGGTCAGTTTTCTTCTCCTGCTGACCGATGCAAAGATTTGGAAGAGGAAATTTTGGTTCCTTTTCGGTGGAGAGGGTTTTCTGCGAGGAAATCTCGAACCTTTTTTTCTTCCTGGATGGAAGGGGTTTTCTGCTAGGCAATGAAGAACTTGTTTTGGATTGGGGCTTTGTTCTGCGAAATCTTGAATCTTTATTGGACGGGAAGAATCTTGTGCAAGGAAACGTTGATTCCATGATTTATTGATTCTTTCGAACTGTCTCCGTGGTTTTTGGTTGCAGTGCGAGGCCGGGCACATCGTGTGTTCCACCTGCCGCGGCGGCCACGGCCAGGTCTGCGACCGCGCCGCCACCCACACCGCCTGGGTCGAGCTTGACGACATCGTGCGCGACGCCAAGGTGCCCTGCGCCTACTCGGAGTACGGTTGCACGAGCTGGGTCGTCTACCACGAGGCGGCGGACCACCACCGGTCCTGCCGCTGCGGGCCCTGCTTCTGCCCGAACCGTGACTGCGAACTCCTCACCTCGCCGGCGAGGCTGGCCGAGCACCTTGGCACCCACCACGCCTGGCCcgtcaccaagatcgcctacgGGAAGCCGTGCAAGGTCGCCGTCCCGGGGCCGCAGGGCGGGCAGGTCCTCGTGGGCGAGACCGACGGGTGCGTGTTCCTGGTGTCCCCGTGCGCGCTCGGCGCGGCCACAGCCGTGTCGCTGGTGTGCGTGAGGGCGAGGGGCGACGCGGCCGCGGGGGCGCCCCAGTTCCGCTGCAAGCTCTGGGTGGAGGTCGAGGGCAACAAGGAGAACCTGGCGCTGGTCACGTCCATGGTGGCCAGCAGCGACCTGTCCGGCGGGTTCGTGGCGGCCGACCAGGGCATGTTCCTGGCGGTGCCGCCGGAGCTCCTGCACGACGGGTCCGGCGAGGCGCCCGCCCTCATGGTCCGCATCGACAGGGCCGCCGCAGCCACTGGCGTTGCCAGGTCCCCGTCCGCAACTCCGCCGTTGAGGCTCGCCAAGAGGCTGCAGTAATGGGAAACGGAGACTAGGCGGCAATTTGATTGGTTTCAGCAGTGCCTTCCCTGTTCCCTCTATTGCGTGTGTATTGGCAGCTAGAGTTTCCGAATGGTGGCATGGGTGTGTGTTCTGAATACTCTGATGTAGCATCCATGGATCATCGACCTAATAAATGTGGTCTGCTAGTACTTTCACGTCTTAGGCTGTCTCCAACAAAAGAAGTCATTCGGAATAGGCAAATACACGTTTTGCCTATCGGTTAGGAAATAGCTACGGTAGGTATTTTTTCTAATCTCCAACAGCATAGGCAAAAAGTATATCATACTTCATTCCACTGGTAGTTGGCTTCTGCCAGCGGCAAGAAATCTCTCTCCTCCCGAACCGGTGAATTCTCCCTTGCCGCACaaccttctctctcctcccgcCCAACTGACCGTTGGTCGAGCCGCGGATGGCTTGGCCTGGCAGAGCATTTATTTTAGCTTCCCTATCCCCTGCTAGTCAAAATACCTTGTCTTTATGCCTACTCTGTTGGAGACGGATATTAGTGCTACAGTGCTCCTACAGTAGCCATTTTGCCTTTGCCTAACCAAATGGCTCGCCTGTTGGAGACAGCCTTAAGGATCCATTTTGGATTGTGTGAATTTCCTGTTAGGAGTTTGTTTTTGAGTTCTTGATGGGCCGAGAAAGTTTTGCACTCTGAAATCAAGTAGATTGTGATCACAATTCACAAGGGGAAGCTGAATCGCAAGATAGATGTACCTGTACCTGGGTAACACCATTTCTATGTAGAAGTAGAACCTGACGTGCAGAGTAACCAAACCTTTTGCAATCTCTCTATGCACAggtccaatggagaggaccatGACTTACTGATCCGTGCTAGTATCATTTGCTTGCTCCTTGAATTCCAGTTTGAGGGAGGATAGGTTCAAACAAATGCTGAACCAACCTGTGGACTGCGTTCTTATTATATCCAAAGGGAAAAGAAACTGTGAAAATTGTAGGACATATGTGGATTTTCAAAGAGCCCCCTCAATGTTAAATTTGAGATGTACACTGAAAAGTGAAAACTCAGGGGAACAAAAAACTCACCTTTCCGTGGTAAAAACACTCAACACTGATGCGGTGATAAACTGCTCTTCGCTTCAGCATTGGTCCCGTCCACTTCTACGGATTTGCTACTCATCTACGTGCAAAGCTAGCtatttgctaattttggaaGGGGCACGAGAAAAGACTCCGGTACCCCTGCTTTAACCGAGTCTACGGTGCTCTTTCCTTCTATTTCTATGACCAGTAGGGCCCACCCATCTTCTTCCACCTCATCTTCTTCTTCCACGGGTATGCACACACAGCAGCTCCTCCCGCTCCGCCGCCACGTTCAGGTCGTACAGCTCCTGCTCTAGCGTCTTGGTCGTACAGATCCTGCTCTAGCGTCTTCTGCTCGCCCGCCGCGCTCTCCACGTCCGCCGCCGCGTCAGCCTTTCTGGCACGCATCTCCGCGGCCACGcgctccgcggccgcgcgcgccatCCACGACGCGACGGTGAGCAGCAGCCTCGCCGGGCGTGTGCGTGCCATCGCGACGCGGAGCGAGACGCGGGCAGCGACCACGCCGAGGCCCACCGCTCGGAGCGCTTAGAGCGTTCAATGCGAGTGCCTGGGATATTCGGCGGAGCATGTAGCACACGGAGGATGCAAACACAAAGCTATGGCTTTCCCCATTGAGATTTGGATCAACATGCCAAGAACCAGAGCGAGTTTTGCTTCTAGATGCTTATATACTAATATTCTACATGCGCAGCGGCGGGAGCAGCGCCTGCCGGCTCGACCGCCGCACCGCGGCCTCGCGCTGCTCGACAGCTCGGCGAAGCGGCACACGAACTGGAACCGCCACGACAGGCACCGAGACGCCCCGCACAGCTCCAGGGAGCCCAGCCACGTGCCCAGCAGCCACAGCACGCGCGCACCAGCTCCAGCGCCTCCGGAAGGCACCTCCGCGACATCAGCTCCGCGACCTCGTCCGGCACGGGCGGGTCGGCGGCCGAGGCCAGGAGGAACTCCTCCACGACCttgtcgccgccgcccccgccgcggcaGTCGTCCTCCTCATGCGGGTTCCGGCTGCCCGTGGGCGGCAGGGACGACACCAGCGCGCCGCACAGGGCCGTGAGCGCGGCCATCTGGGACGACCGGAACGTGGCGGCGGAGCGGGAGGAGCCGCTGTGTGCGTACCCGTCCAAGAAGATGGAGGTGGAAGAAGATGTGTGGGTCCCACTGGTCATAAAAATAGAAGGAGAGAGCGCACCGGAGACTGgggaagagaaagagaaagagaaagagcaaaACTTTTgttattttgtatttttttttgcacttttggattcAAACATGATAAAGTGTAAAAGGACAagtgctaccgtaattttgctaattatagattaattaggtttaatagattcgtctcgtcatttagtccccatctatgtaattagttttttaattaaactatatttaatacttctaattagcgtccaaacatctgatgtgataggagcaaaaattttaccatttaccCTTTTGCCGTTTGGGGTGGATCCAAACACAGTCTAAAGTAGTAGGGTACCGAAGTGTTTTTGTGCGCCCCCTAAAGTAGTAGGGTACCGAAGTGTTTTTGTGCGCCCCTTCCACGTTACCCACCTGACTTGACATGCCACGTCAGTAAAATTAGTAAAGTTTCGCGCGTGTAGGAGTAAATCTGTAGAAGGTAAAAAAAAACTTTTATTACAGATGACAAATATTTAAATACCCCGCTCCTCAGCTGCTTCCTTTTTAGCTCAAGGGCCATCCAACCCAAACGCAAAAACTTTCGTCCTTGCCTCGATCCTTGGCACCTGTGTTAGTGATGTCTGAGAAGCAGGAGAGGAAGAGGGGCTCGGCTCCGGGGGACGGCGAGCCCGGCCGCAAGAAGCCGAGGGCGCAGCCGCAGGCCGTCGCGCCCGGCGGCGTGGTCAAGCAAGAgccagaggaggaaggagaCGCGACCCAGGGCAGCAACGAGGGAGAGGCGAGCCAAGGAAGCAGCGAGGGAGGGGGATCCGTGATGGCCGTGCAAGCCATGGATGAGCCGCGGGTCAAATTGACCATTGGCGTGTCCTTGCTCCACTGCCAGGCTTGCGTCCTGCCTCTCAAGCCTCCCACGTTCAAGGTACGATTTTTTTTTATCCCAATAGCCAATTTTCTGTGGAAATGCGGTAGCAAATCTTCAATCTTTTGGGAAAGATTGGTATCTGTGGGCTATGGCTAGTAGAGAATCTTCAGTATGCAAGTTCTTTGCCGTTTCTGTGGTTGCAGTGTGAGGCCGGGCACGTCGTGTGCTGCTCCTGCCGCGGCAAGCACGGCCAGGCGTGCGGCCGGGCCGCCACCTACGCCGCCTGCCGCGAACTGGACGCCTTCGTGCGCGACGCTAAGCTGCCGTGCCACTACGAGGAGTTCGGCTGCAAGAGCCTGGTCGTCTACTACCAGGCGGCCGACCACCACGGCGCGTGCGAGTGGGCGCCCTGCTCCTGCCCGGCCCCCGGCTGCTACTTCTTCACCTCGCCGCGGAGGCTGGTCGAGCACTTCGTCACCGACCATCGCTGGCCCGTCACCAAGGTCCGCTACGGCGCGGCGTGCAAGCTCCCCGTGCCAGCGCCGCCGCAGGGCTGCCACGTCCTCGCCGGAGCGTGTTCCTCGTGTCCCAGTGCGCGCTCGGCGCGGCCACGGCCGTGTCGCTGGTGTGCATGAGGGCCaacggcgccgcggcggcgggggcggtccAGTTCAAGTGCAAGCTCTGGGTGGAGCTCCCGAGCAACAAGGACAAGCTGGTCCTGATCAAGTCGGCGGTGCGCAGCAGCGACCTGTCCAACGGGTTCCCGGCGGCCGACACGAACATGTTCTTAGCGGTGCCGCCGGTGCTCTTGCACGACGCGTCCGGCGAGGCGCCTGATCTAATGGTGTGCATTGACAAAGCCTGTGTGCTCGGCGGTGCTACTGGGCAGGAGTAGCAATTAGGTTCTAGCAGCGCCATGACCATTGGCCTGCATAATAATTAATAAATGACTAATTTTCTGTGGTGAAGCACTAGGTAGATGGTGGTGATGTAGAATGTACTACTCCACAGTTCTGCTTTCTGCTTGTGATTCTAACAAGATTATGGTACTTGTACTCTCTAGCTAACCTTTGTAAGCTGTGgacttagggtgtgttcgtttcgcATCAGAGGGGTCTAAAACATACATCTATAAATTAGAGGTATAAATATTTTAGAGGTATATT
Protein-coding sequences here:
- the LOC112895468 gene encoding E3 ubiquitin-protein ligase SINA-like 10, which translates into the protein MSEQPKRVSTPENGHGGKRPRGLAAPDGGVKQERREQGQAEASQGGEGEGAVVAVQTMEEPQINIRISVARLHCHACLLPLKPPTFKCEAGHIVCSTCRGGHGQVCDRAATHTAWVELDDIVRDAKVPCAYSEYGCTSWVVYHEAADHHRSCRCGPCFCPNRDCELLTSPARLAEHLGTHHAWPVTKIAYGKPCKVAVPGPQGGQVLVGETDGCVFLVSPCALGAATAVSLVCVRARGDAAAGAPQFRCKLWVEVEGNKENLALVTSMVASSDLSGGFVAADQGMFLAVPPELLHDGSGEAPALMVRIDRAAAATGVARSPSATPPLRLAKRLQ